The nucleotide sequence TGGCGCCCACCAACCAAGACCCCTATATAAGGGCGTCCCCATTAAACGATGTAGGACCTTCAACCTCTTTGAAAACCCTAGAAGTGTAGTTTAGCATATTATTAGATCCGATCCTGACATCCCGCCGAGATCATCCATCTCCATCTCTGACAGCTTGACTAGCTATAATGCATAAATAAGGATCTGGGCTTGTCTAGCTTTAGTCCTCAAGTTAAAAACTACACACTTATTTGACCATTTCTGTATTGCTTATTTGCTTTAGAAGCATCAAGCATAACTAATCAAGTATACAGTTATACCCAATCCATGAACAAAAGAATATGCGCTCAGCTTAAAAAATGTACACTATCACTAACCTTTCGTGTTCGCCCGGTGGAGCTGCATTTGCTTCATTAGAATTATCTTGTTTATTATGTATTTGGCGTTGGGATGGAACAGACTGTGGAAAGCTTCCAAATTCTAGCCCTGTCATATCAGCCGCCAATACTGAGGGTTTATCAGACAATGGAGCACCTGGCTGACCTTGTAAGCTTGTTTCCAGCTCAGGAGAGTTTTTGAAATCTTGCCACTCATCAAATGGGTCATTATTCGCATTTATCTGCTCAAGGTTCTTAAACTGCTCTGTATGGCTTGAAGACCACAAGTCCACAGGTTCAGCTCCTGAAGGATCTTTGACGAACTGTCCTTCCACAGGAATTTTCATATTTCCCTGTGCTTGACCAAAACTAGCATAATCTTGCCATGTATCGGGTGACTCGTGAATTCCACTAACATCTGTGCTGCAGCTGTTAGATTCCTTGATATTGCTGGTTAGCCACAAATCCATGGAGTCAATTTCTTTAGCAGGCACAGACGAGACACCAGTCGTTTCTCTCCCAAGATTAGATATGCTTTTCTGTTGGTGACGTGGTGCGGCAACATCTTGCCAAATATCAAATGTATTGTCTTCCATATTTGCTGAAACTATATTTGTAGTTTTGTTACTGCTGACATTTGCCGGTAATTGCACAGGGCCAGTTCCATCAAGCTGCTCAAATGAAATATCCATCAGTTCACCACCTACATTATATGAACTTTGCTGTGTTTGATCTGAACCAGCAAAACCTTGCCAATCATCCATCATGATATTATTCCCATTCACCAAGCCAGTACTACTTGATTCCCTAGTATTTTCTGTGAACCATGAGTCCACATCTATTTCTCCCGTCAATTTTCCAGCTTCATTGAATGAAGCAACCCGTGCTTGACCAGGGGTGGTAAAATCTTGCCAGTCATCAAAAGAATCATCAGTTTGCTCAACAATTTCTGTAGAATTATGTTCTTTGACATTACCAGCAGGCCATAAATCAACAGCATGAGCTTCTAAAGAATGTTCTAGCTCTGCAACTGGATTTCCCATACCATCTCGTCCTTGACCACTCGATGATTCTTCCACCAGTTTCACTGAATCTCCTTGAGCAGAACTTTGTGCAAAAGCTTGCCAATCATCAGACTCTGCAACATTGTTCGATGATTCCATGCTTCCTATGGGCAAGGGGTCCGTTCCTTTTATTTCTGAGGAGTCGCTCACTAAAGGCCTCTCTGTATGCTCTCCAACATTTGATACTGTGCCCTGATTTCCACCTTCTGTAAATTCTTGCCAGTCATCAAAAGCTTCATCAGTACTGACTCCGATGTCACTCCTTCCAGACAATTCACTGTTCTCAACTGAATTCTTGTCAAGGGAGGACCCAGTGAACTCAGCAACATTGTTTCCGGCAACCATCCTAAGGTTAGTCTCTGCATTAGCTGAGACAACCTTTTGAATGGAAAGGTTGTCTACATTTAATGCTGAAGCTAAATCTTCTGATTCTATGTTTGTTTGATTTCCAGCAGCTAATACCGGTCTGATGGCAGTCCCAGAAACTGGAAAATTAGAAGGCTCAGCAACTGAGGCGCTCTGAAATAGGTCCAGTTGCTTGGAGTCTCCAACAACACTTCCTGAGCCAGTAGACTGAAAGTGAGCATCCCAATTTGCAAATGCCGTAGTAGATTCCATTTGATTTGTGCTTTGAGAACCTGTTTTTGTCCTTAAGGAATCAAAGCCTTTCGATGTAATATGCATCTCTGAGCTACTGGATTCATGACTTCTGCTATGCTTTTCCTGCACCATAGTATGAGTTGGAGGAAGAGCAGCAGTGCTGGCAGCTATCTCCTTTTTCCTTTCAATGGAAAATGAGTCCAGGTTAACACCAGGCAAATCTAGTATGCAGGCAACTGATGGTTGTTTGTTGCTTGTGGAACTTCCAGATATTTCCCTATTCTCTGGGGGGAAAGTAAGTTTTAAGTCCAGAAGATCGGATAAGACCAACCCACTCTTTGGTGTCTCCTTGCTTTTATTTGAATCAGTAGAGTCGCCATCAAATTCTACGAGAGCCTGAATGAGGGGCAAAAACAACCATCAGCTACAGATAGCACCAGGGTTAAGATTCAGATATCAGACTATGTATCCTGCATACACAGTGTAAAAACAGAATGGAAGTCTAGTGCAAATCTTGGAGAGGTAAATACCAACAACAGACATGCCTTAACTTTCATTGGTCTAGACTCCACAAGATCAACCGAGTTTAATGGGAGCTCGAGCTTACTGAAACAATCCAGAGTCCAGTATTACAATGGTAAGTATAAGAGCCATGCTCTCGATGGCACATGCAGCACATGCTCTAGAAATGGCTTTAAATTGTCCATGTGGTGAGTGACCGAGTAAGCACCCAAACGACTACGTGGTATATAACTATATTAGTCACAATACATCTAGATAAGCATGTTGTCAGATTTATTAAAATACGAATCATACTTTAGACAGCATTTGAGACAACTAATGCATGGTTCCTAGACATTTGTGTCATTCAACATCGGGCGTGACATCAAACACTGTGTCAATTGAAGCACTGTTATATGTTATAAATCTATATAGATCTAGATTTAATAACTTTGAGAAATATGTGAAAGACAGATTCACTTAGGCCACAATGGAGATAAATCTAGATAGTTTCAGCTTCTCGATCAGAAAATATGTGCCCTAGGGCCTGTTTGACGAAGCTTTCTAGGGCAGCTTCTCTGTTGCTTTtgcaaaaaaagaagagaaaatgcTTCTCCATTGGTCTAGTATAAGGCAGAACTTGTTGTAATAGTCAAGTAATCATATCTGAGAGGTATAGGCTCCTCCCCTTGGACGATCTTTTGGTCTACAAATCATCAAGTGCTAACAAACTAAAACCCCAGGTTAGTAAATACGGCAGGACAAAGACTCATTAGATACTAGACATGCATCTACTTTAGGGAACTGAAGCTGCGCAAAACAGTTTCCCAACAGCTCTCCAATTTAAGCTGCAGCTTAATAAGAAAAGCTTCTAGTTTCCAACTTGATGTAATTGAGGTTTTCACACATTCTCGAGAATATGCTGTTATAAGGTCATTGTGAAGCAGCACAAGGTTGTGGAGGaacaactccaccttgctgctacaaagTGTACAGCACTAGTGTTGAAGGAACTACTTCGACGTGatgcgctagatatcgctctagaggcaAATATAGGCCGATACTGCAGCAGGAGTTCACTCCAAAACTCCTAGAACACAAGTTCTAGTaaaagatcttagataagaacaccAAGTTCATAGGTAGTGGGTACATGGGTTGAGTTACAAACTAGAagtgaggacctctatttataggcttTGTGAAGCCTTCACATCTCAACTTAAACTCATAAATAGAAGATCCGAGAAAACATTACTTAAGGTCCAGCTTCTACTCGTAGCTAGAACACTCCGAAACCATTATTTAAAGGTTAagaaaacaaacaaataaaacaacaTATGACTTAAGGACCAATTTATCTAGAATGGAGTAGAAGCATCTAGAAGCTTCTGGTTTTTTACTTTACTTTTCTATATTGTACCTCATCACATTGTTGGCAAGCACATAAGGTATATATCATAAGGAGGACTATGGAACTTCTAGATCAATAATTCACCTAAAGTAGTGCAGTGGCCTTCTAGGAGAGCAGACCACAAGCAAGAAATTTCCAATTAGGCTACTCAGATCacgcaaaaataaattccacagaACGGGTACTAAAATCCAGTGAGAGGCTCAACCGTCGCATCATGAATCAACCGAGTTAGGGAAGGATTGCTAAGATACCATTGCTACAGCCTTGTGAAGCAACCAGTTTTTCAATTCTATGAATTATTTTGTGGAAGAAACATGCAAAAAGTTACTCCTAttatatggattggagggagtactaacATAAGGAATAGTTGTATTGAAAAGAGAAACTGGAAAGTGGTGACCTGGCAATTGTTTTCCTATTATACCATAAAATGATTAATTTCAAATGCATTATTTACATTACACATTCTTCACAACAACAAAAAAATATCCTACATAATAAGCTAATGACTGTAGAAAAAGAAGAATTGCATTGCAGTTGAAAAGACTCAGCTTTAACTACAATACGCATGTTGGAGAACATGTCCTGTGCTTGATAGTATGACATCTCTTTCTTTTTTGTTATCAGCTAGCTTGGAAGCTAATTTCCTATTGGCCTGGAGGAGAATTTCTTTCATGACTAAATTGGGAAATCCAACTCCACAGGTCTAAGCCACATTTTCTGCTACTAACAAAGACCTGTTTGCAATTCCTCAATTTCTCTTTTAAACTTCTAGTTCCTTCTTTGGAAGAAAAGAAACAGCAAGCGTCTCTAAATTCAAATGGCACTCACAATTCTGCCAAATTTTCCATGTTACATCCACATTAAAACAAAGCATCATTTCCAAGGATCAGCTCCATAAACAAGCACCCCATTTTTTTGACTCAGTGCTTCCCTATTTCGACATGAACCCTGCCACTAAAGATCTTAAGGGAAGAAGCCCAAATGCCAAATCTACGGCTTTAGACTACGAAGGAACGGCATTCCACTAGAGTCGCCAATTAGCACAACAACAGTAACAGATCGATGGAGGAGACGAAGCCAGAAAAGGAGCTCACAGATCCATCAAGCCGGAGCGAGCCGAGCAGCCACTGGTAGGCCGCACTGCCTCGGAAGGCGATACCATCGCCCTCCCCCCGCCTAGGGGACCCGCAGTAGACGCAGACGGCGGACTGCGCGCCACGGAGGAGGCCGCCCGCTGCGCCGCAGCGCCCGCACAGGAGCTCCGGTGAGGCATCGGGTTCgaaggcggcgacggcgtcggcaaCGGAGGGAAAGGTAGGGGCAGGGGGCGCGGCCGTGGTGCCCTCCCGAATGGAGGATAGGAGGCGATGGATGGTGGCGGTGGGGATCTCCATCGCCGGGCGCCGGAGGGCGGTTGGGTCCGATCTGTGTTGGGCAGTTCAGCTGCTCTCTCCGGTGATGAGGTCGCACGTCCGGGGAAAGAAATTACCACACGGGTCGATGCTCTGCGTCGGTCGGTCGATCGCAGCTTCGATCGGCCACCCCAGCGAGCCGTACGATCAGGCTTCTGTGCACCATTGGATCGGCTTCTCCCACCATTGGATGGGCCACCCCGTTTCGCAGCTCCGCCAACCCACAGTTGTAGCTTCGGCGTCTCATCTCCGTCATGGCTTGCTCACCACACCGTGGGGCGTCACTTGGAGCACGGGGTTTGCAGCACGCTACTATGATCTCGACGGGCAATGGGTACTCAATACCAGTACGCCTgacggaaaagaaaaaaaactccaCTAGAACAAGGGTATATGAAAAATAAATACCGTTGAGTATATAAATGGTGAAAATTGTATCCTTCACGTAGAGCGCGTACGGGTACTAAAAGGCAGAACTCGTATGCGCATATACACATACCCAACTACATATATGTCAGATCGTTTTTCTCtccctggcggctggaaccctagccgccgccaggagatGTCATCTTTCAGCGCCTTTCTCCGGcagctcccctccgccggcgacctcggtcatTGGTGGTAGGGGGGTTGCCGGATCCACGCGCGTGAATCGTTTTTACTCCCTTGTAGTCTatgtttttaggttgttcatcgtcttggcttcggcggcgacgatgatggtgctgaataaagattctttggATCCTTCCCTGACGAGGTCATCGGTCCtgtggttggggatggatttggaaaccagtctgttcaagtaaggatggcgtggcggTGGCGGCATCCTCGTGGCGGAACTGTGTCATCGGGCTCCGTCGTTGCGACGATGTTTGCTCCAGCGTCGACGCGGAGCTTGGGAGATAGTCCAAGaacggatgcagattgtggtctgcatcgacgacatctggaagacagaacgtgtgctgggttcgtggttcgtggatggcaggtatggtttcctccttcggcatcttagtcgtggtggggtgccagatctggagttcgatggcgtgtccgcagtgttgccccggtctgattcattcaacggcaatggcttcacttttgctgagccaccttggaggtccgcaaagctgcgtatcagcgatggagccgcgtcgagctcggttGAGGAGGTGATCCGTTATTATTTTCTTCGGTGGCTGATGTGGCGGTGTCGAAGGCAGGTGACGGGTGTTGGTGTCAAGCTCatagatgttctgctatctttttagttttgtcatgtcggtccttacATGACTTGTACTttattctttatgatatgaataagacacgtattaccatgcaaaaaaaactaCATAATGTCATGAGACGCGAGACCTAGATGTCATTGTCTAAAGATGAAAAGAAAACTAGTGAAGACCTCAAATTCCCCCTAAGCCCCTTCCCCCGCTCGACACAATAGCAGAGAGAAAAAACCTCATGCTTAGCTCTCGAGTCCCTATCGACCCTTCCTGCCCTAATGCTAACCATAGGTGAATAGGAGGGAGGCATCGCCGCCGCCATGTTCCCAAACGTCGGTCCTCCAGATAGTTGTCTCTCTCGCCTTAGTACTTGTGACTAGCACTTGCTTTCTACTCCTTGACCTCTCCTTGCTTATCCTCCTTCACGCAGCTGTCCTCGGTGTCTCATCTCCACCACCATCAGAGAGCCTCCTCCCAGCGAACCTCCATGCCATACCCATAGGACAATGAGAAGGCGCTACACTTCGGCGATGACGACATCCACCCCCGCGACTCTGATGCGGGAGCAGGAACTTGAAGATGTAGCGCATTCGACAATGATGGAAGTGGTTCTCATGCGCCAATCCCGTCCCCTTCCTCATTGCGCCTCCGTCCACCATCAACAGGTCGAATGCCGGGGCGTTGTCCATCTGTGTGTGGTTACAAGGTCGGTTATGGTCATGGCCGCGACGGTGCTACAACTTCTGCGACAATTGCCAGTGGTCGGTAACGTCCGACTACTCCCACCAGGAACACTTCTACTCCGACAACCAAAATGATAGGGATGTGTCCATTTTGGGAATAATTCCACACTCTTCCCGCTTCTGTATGATGCATGCATTTAATCTTGTTGTTGTTATGACACATGTATCTGTTCATAGTTTAGTGaattgaacttgtttaaaatactccctccgtccggaaatacttatcgtcaaaataaataaaaggagatgcatctagatgtattttagttctagatacatccctttttgtccatttagATGACAaatattttcagacggagggagtacaacatatcCTCTGACTTTTTTTAATACAACATGAATTTGTTCGTAGTTTAAAGAACTTTGGATTTTATGAAGAATTCCACACCCCTATGACTATTTTTGAATGTGTTCGGAATAGAATTTCAACACGTGTCTGATATGTATGTCAATGTGTATAGTTGTGTCGTAGAAGAGTCATAAACACTTGACTACGTGACTACGTGAGACCATGACATGCAAACACGAGATTTTGCCGATCGTGTGTATGCCAATTTGATTTTCTTCCATTTAGCAATGAGAGAAGTCTAAAAAAACCTTATACTCGTACTCAAAGTCTGAAAACGACCCTGAAGTCTGAATCCCTGAAATCATCACCCTATCCTTTCTAATCCCGCGTATCCTGGTTGATTTTTGGCAAAAGCTCGTTTGTGCTCCGGGTTAACTGACATGGCACGGATTGTGGCTTAATCAGATGCCATGTTGGAATGTAGCTAGCCCCCTTTCAATGTTCAATTTAGTTGCAATGGGGGTAGCAAATCAGAACTATCGGCGGGGAGAAAAAGTAGGGTTCGAGGACGGGCGGCGGTGGTGGTTCAGGGAAGGTAGGCGAGGGCCGCCTGAGCAAACAACGATGGcttctcctccttcccctccttctcctcctcctccggttgaGTACTCCCTCTGGTTCGACGTACTCAGGCAGAGGACGCCGTGGCAAGGCAGTATCTAGGTCGCCGGTGCCCGGAGAACCCGATGGGTACCCGCCGGCGAGGGAAGGCTACTGCATGTCGCGAAAGAAGCCTccctgctggatatcttggagcgaCAAGAATCCTGGAATTGTAAGCTACTGATATTACTCTGTTCATCCGATTTCCCTCAATTTTATTTGAgttctcttcttctttctttgatTGAATTAATTGTTGATTCAGAATGAAGGCTATGGGTATTTTGCGTGGCATGATGATCCCCATTTCTTTGGCAAGTACTTCATGTTAGATATACAATGATGAGGATgagtgaaagtgctagtattcgactagaggggggtgaataggcgatttttatgtaagtcttcaaaagacaggtgctttgaagacaaacaatagaaatgaacctattgatatgcaacggaaggtagactacactagacaagccatagtaaaataagcaatgaagtgaaagcacgaagactatcaacagctaggtggtaaggatcatgatggaagatagtatgaagccaaacagtaaacaatcttcactcagtgaagtcaatcagatcagacaaatgggcaatgacttcacgaagacaaactataagtaatgAGAGGTGAAAGATGGAACCGGTTGCTCGgagaggacagggatttgttggaccagttccagtgacaactgtacgtctggttagggaggttgagattcaactcagaagaccgtgtcttcaccttattccccttgagctaagaacacttagtcctcgcccaatcactctggtaagtcttcaagggagacttccaaaccttcatagacttcgttcactggcaatccacaatgactctttgatgcttagaacgcgacgcctaaccggctggaggattcacagtcctcaaatgtaataagtcttcagatcatgcaAACAAAAAgatttcagtgatgcctaacactctttggctttgggtgttttgggctttgtccttgcaaggattactctctcaaaggcttcagaggtggattgctctcaaatgacaaaagtcgtgcactaactctaagcagccaccaatttatggtgtagggggtaggctatttatagccaggaggcaacctgacccgatttgtccaaaatgaccctaggtcactaaggaactgacacgtgtccaatggtcagatttcaaacacacgcgacaacttgacttgggctacaagtaaagatgactcatccagctctggataagatttgctctcattgtcttcgctcgaagacataggatttggttgagcatcacttcagtcactctgacttcattcacttggaccccacttaacagtacggtggttcctatgactcaacaaggaagaaaaggaaactacgaaacaactatgtcttcgcactccatagtcttcatgcgatgtcttctcatgtcatagtcttcaatgtgaatatcttcacagaccaccattgtcttcaatgtcttcacacatttttaggggtcatctctggtaggtaaaccgaatcaatatgggactactacctgtgttatcctgcaattctcacaaacacattagtccctcaaccaagtttgtcgtcaatactccaaaaccaactaggggtggcactagatgcacttacaatctccccctttttggtgattgatgacaaactggttgaagttttcaacggggataaaagtatgtgaaagttcagtgttgtgagtattgtcttcatacatatgacgaggctccccctgaagatgtgcatataaatgatttgcttttgaatgcaaatgcacatggcaggttttgctttgtggaggccatcttcaaagtgtgaagacaatgcattatgcatataagaagataatgaagataatgatatgcataatggaaaatggacgtctgcagaatgacttcatgcggaatttatcatcgcatcacagagtagcagaaaaagtagcagacgaccatcgagtttaagtgttacaactcaaagaaccaaatgtatcaaaagacgagagttgtgaATACTTGGCaaaataaagcaaccacccataaggacccgcttgaagactatcaactcatatgcttctcccccttttgtcagtaatgaccaaaaaggtttcaagacatagagcatctactcgtacCCAGAAGGAGCAGAAGCTGGAGCAGGGTcaacgttggagtttggtggtgcagaagggcctgaTGCAATGTCAAGATGCAGTGtagccatggttggtgaagtggtgtcgtcttcttcatcgacgacattCACAACAACaggtgcagccgaagatgaatatttagaatcttcaagtg is from Triticum aestivum cultivar Chinese Spring chromosome 1B, IWGSC CS RefSeq v2.1, whole genome shotgun sequence and encodes:
- the LOC123138135 gene encoding uncharacterized protein — encoded protein: MEIPTATIHRLLSSIREGTTAAPPAPTFPSVADAVAAFEPDASPELLCGRCGAAGGLLRGAQSAVCVYCGSPRRGEGDGIAFRGSAAYQWLLGSLRLDGSALVEFDGDSTDSNKSKETPKSGLVLSDLLDLKLTFPPENREISGSSTSNKQPSVACILDLPGVNLDSFSIERKKEIAASTAALPPTHTMVQEKHSRSHESSSSEMHITSKGFDSLRTKTGSQSTNQMESTTAFANWDAHFQSTGSGSVVGDSKQLDLFQSASVAEPSNFPVSGTAIRPVLAAGNQTNIESEDLASALNVDNLSIQKVVSANAETNLRMVAGNNVAEFTGSSLDKNSVENSELSGRSDIGVSTDEAFDDWQEFTEGGNQGTVSNVGEHTERPLVSDSSEIKGTDPLPIGSMESSNNVAESDDWQAFAQSSAQGDSVKLVEESSSGQGRDGMGNPVAELEHSLEAHAVDLWPAGNVKEHNSTEIVEQTDDSFDDWQDFTTPGQARVASFNEAGKLTGEIDVDSWFTENTRESSSTGLVNGNNIMMDDWQGFAGSDQTQQSSYNVGGELMDISFEQLDGTGPVQLPANVSSNKTTNIVSANMEDNTFDIWQDVAAPRHQQKSISNLGRETTGVSSVPAKEIDSMDLWLTSNIKESNSCSTDVSGIHESPDTWQDYASFGQAQGNMKIPVEGQFVKDPSGAEPVDLWSSSHTEQFKNLEQINANNDPFDEWQDFKNSPELETSLQGQPGAPLSDKPSVLAADMTGLEFGSFPQSVPSQRQIHNKQDNSNEANAAPPGEHERMGVMQQMGDVDALSATSHDSKSRPKSEAGNANVEKLLSQMHDLSFMLKDELSVPAKSAGRSEP